In Candidatus Eremiobacterota bacterium, the genomic stretch CTTCCGGGAGTCCGAGGCTGTCGGCGTCTTCCGCCTGGGCAAGCCTGGAGAGAAAGGCATGGGCCGCGAGGTTCCAGACTTCATAGAGCTCCCGGGGGAGGAAGAACTTGATTGTCATAGCGCCTCTCCCCGCCGATGACGAACCGCCGCCTGAAAGGATGTCCAGGAGGAAAATCTCCTCGGGGCACTCACCCATGGGGATGGTGCAGGCTTCCAGGGCTTTTTCCAGTGACTGATGACAGGAACACATTGGGTTTTCGCATCCATGCCCATGGGGTGCCTGCTCTTTCCCATTGCATGCCCCCGCATACAGAGGATCACTCCCCGACTGGTTTTCGAGGCCCGCACACAGGCGCGAATCTTTTTCAATTTTCGTGGAAGCCCCAGAGGCCCTCATCTCTTCCACATCGCTGAAATACTTCCAGGGCGCATCGAGGCGCCTGTCCCGGTAGACGACGAGCTCCTCGTCGTCTGACCGAAGAGGCCACGAGAGATTGAGAGAAGGGCCTGTATACCAGGACCCGCTCCTTATGATGTCCTGCACCTTCTCCGGCAGGTCATGGAATCTCTCGTCGGTGACATAGCGGAATCCGGGAAGGAGCGTGTAGGTGTGAGGGACCAGGCAGTCATATTCAAGGATCCGGGTGACACGCCCAGCCTCTTCCCTGAGGTCCGCCGTGGGCACGCTCGCAGCGTAAGCGATCCACTGCTTCTCATTCCTGGAGTCCGCCACGGGAAGAATGAGGCGGGCCTGCTCCCTGGTGATGACGCCCTTTTTGAAGGCTTCTTCTATGAGGGAGTGGCGGTGGAAGCCCTCGGCGAGCCTGATGAGCTGGCGGGTCTGGGCCATCGAGAAGCCGCAGCGATCCACGGCGTAGTCCTCGATGAACTCAAAGCCGAGAAGGCGGTTGAGCTGCCTCTCGTCCACCGCCCGCAGGAGCATCCCTGTGGCCACGTCGAGCCTCTGGCGGATTGAGGCGGCCTTGATGAGGCGGCTCGCAATCGCCCTGGCAGAAACCGCGCCGGCTTCCCCGCCCTGCCGGCATTCTTCCAGCCACGAAGGGAAGAAGATGCTCCAGGGTGATGACCACGGATTTTCACCGGCCTCTCCCGCGCCATCCTGCCCGACAACCTCATCAGGATTGTTGATGCGGCGGTTGCCCATCCGCCTCTTCAAGAGAGGCACCCGGGAGAATATGGGGCGATTCCCGGCGGCATCAATGGCCGGAAGCTCCGGAGCGACTATCCCTGAGGCCAGGAAGTTCGCAAGGAGCGCCTCGACGAAGCCCGCCATGGGCCCGTCGTAGTGCTCTTTGTCCCTGAAGAGGGAGAGGGCGAAGTCCCAGGTGAGGGCAAGGGAGGGCGCCACGCTGAAGTACATCATCGTGCCCTCGGCGCCGTGCTCATCATCGCAGGCCTCGCCCGCTGTGGAATCCATCGCTGCCTCGGCGCAAGATCCCTGATCCGCCGCAGTATTCTCACCGCACCCGGAGGCTCGCCTGCCCGCCATGCTGCTGCCGGAAGGGGTCACTGATCCGGCCTTTCCTTCCACGAGTGCCCTCTTCACCTCACGCTCGAAGCGGGAAAGCGGCATGCTCTCGGCAAGAGCGGCCCACTCCCCCTCGTTCTCAGGGGTGGCGACCCTCGAGAGGTGCCTGAGGGCGCTCTTGGCGATTTTTCCCTGGAGATAGGCTTCCCGGGTGAGGGGGAGCGACTTGAGAAGCTCGAAGTTGTGCATCAGCTCCGACGCGGTGCGCCCCGAGAAAGAGAGATGCTCCGTGGCGAAAGTCCCCATGGAGCGGTATCCCAACTGATCAACTCCTTTCGATTTCAGAGTAACGAGAAGGCCGCCAAGCACAAGATCCAGTGCCAGGCGGCCTCTGACTGCCTCACAGAGGGTGAAATCGATTTGAGATGCCCGCTCATCCCTGTCGATGGAGCCGAAGGACACGTCCTCCGAAAGCTTTTCCGCTTCGGGAATGAGGCCCTCCCTGGTGATCTTGATCAGGTGCTCGGGCCTGCATGAGGTTCCCGAAGGAATCTCATAAGGCTCCGGCAGAAGAAGCATGTCATCATAATCCTGAGACGAAAAAGGATCAGCGAGATGAAGAAGCTCCTCTTCATCTGGCAGGAAAGTCGAGTGAATGATTGAGGCATCAAACGTATCCATAAAATAATCATACCATATTACAAAGGGAAAATCAAACAGGTTGACCTCGTAAAACCCATTCACAGAGAGGATAGAAGCACATTGCAGGATGCCACCAGGAAGGCTGAAATATGGAAAGGGGGGCAAAAATGACCTTCCCTGCCATCAGGCGCCATCTACGGGGCCTTCAGGCACTCTTCCCGCTGTCTCAATGAGCCGCTCCCGGCCACCGGCTTGCCCGGAATTTTTTTTGCCAAGCCACACCGGTCTGATACATAGGGGCAAGTTTTTAGCCATCTAAAGCTTTTTCCGAAATCAGAAGGCTTTTCCTATCCGTCAAGGATACTACTTACATGGTGACCCTTGGCGCGTTTGGAAGTGTTCTGACAGAGAAAGAAGCTCTCGCCATCCATAAGCAAGGTCCTGAAGCTGTTGTTTTCAAGCTTCTTGAGCTTGCGCAGAGCCTTCAGAAAGAGATTGAAGAGAGACAGCGCCTCCAGGCGAAGCTTTCTGAACTCGAGCAGGAGGAACATAAGGCAGACATTTCGACACCATCCGGCTCACTATTGATGCCCTCTATGATAATCTTGCGGAATACATCAAAACAGGGAAACTACCGCCATTTCCCGAATCAGCACCTTCAGGACACTAAAAACTTACAAGCCTCCTTTTTCCATATTCCCCTGGAGAAAACACTCCGCTTTTGCTTCAGGGACCTGTCAGAAGGTGGAGGCTTTGTTCAGGACAGCCCCGCAATTGCTGCACAGGCTCCCCTGTGCTCCAGAATTGAATGTGGAATTGCAATACTCGCATACCATCAAATCAGTTCTGGCTTTCAATGCGGGAAAGACATACAGGTAGCCATCCATATATTCTATTGAGCATGCCTTTTCGTGCACCAGGTGCAGGAGCACTTCAATAACCTTGGTTTCTTTTATGGAGAGCTCCGATACGGCACGTGCCAGGGTGATCTCGCCTCTGTTCTCCCTTGCTATCCGGTATATCTGCTCTCTTATCCACCGGGGGTTGTTTTTCTTCATATCCTCGCATAGGCGGCATGTGGCTCTTGCAATGCCTGAAACCAATTGTCTTGCCGCATAATCAATGACTCTTCCCGTAAATTCATCCATCATACTTGAGCTTTGACTCCGGGGGGGCAGGGGAGCACCCCTTTCGCCTCTTCTTGCACTCGTGCGTCTTTCCGGTTCAACTGGCTCGAAGCGGAACATCTTCATCACACCCTTTTATTCTCCTGAGATAATCATACACTGTCCTGAAGCATGAGTATGTATTATTTTACCAAAGTCTGAGCAAGCTCACGAGGTTTTTTCTCTTGAGCTGAGCACAGGCAATGGCAGGAAAAGCTCCAAACACAACGTTGCATTGACGTGAAGGACTGACAAGCGGCGGTTCGTGGCTGCCGCAGTTTCTCCCTTTTGAAGTGGACCGGAGACCTCTGGCGCCTTATCGCCGGCGGAAGCGGGAGGCCCGGGAGAACTCGTCCGCTGTAACTGAAGAAATTATCCTCAACTGAAGAAATAAGGGTAGTAAGGGCTCTGGTTCTGCGCTTACAGGACAGGGAGTTTCAGCTCGCTCTCCAGTCTTTTTCCTCGCACTGACGCACCGATTCCCGAAATTCTTCTCTTTTTGATCCCTTTTCACCGCCCTCCGCCGGAAAATTTCCAGACTTTTCCCGAAATTTCTTGTATACTATCTTCTGAGGCCGGGGGGCGCCGGGATCTAAGTTCCTATCCTCCAAAAACCTCTCCGGGCTTCAGTGTGCTTGCTTCAAAGAGGAAGGCGGCGGGGGCCAAAGAATATTGAAATGATACCTTTGCCTTTTTCAAGGTGAGAAAAGTCATCTGCAAGGGCAGGAGTTATTTCGATATCGTCGGCATCTGGTCGGGCCTGGTATTCAAATCCTACCGCAAGACGGACAGGGGATTCTATCTCGCTGAGTGAGAGGAGGCGCCATGGAAGATAAAATTGACTACCACCGCTTCATGGAGTCCATGTTCTGCGGCTGGTGCTACGATAACAGGATCGAAGGCTACCGGCGCTACGAGAATGTCTATAACTATCTGGAGCACCAGCTTCTTGAGCAGCACAAGGTCGGAGTATCCCTCCACACGGCCTGCGGGTACAAAAGCCCGAGGAGATTTCACCACAAGATGAGGGACTGGCTCACGCTCCGGGATCCCATACCCATGAAATTTCTCAAGGCCCTCAAGGTGGACATGGATATCCTGGAGACCACCCTGAACCTCGACAGGAAAGAGTTTCAGCGCATCGTCGAGAAAAGGCCCGTACCGGCCGTCTTTGTCATCTGCCGCTCCCCTATAGCTCCCCAGACCTGCAAAATCCCCCCCTCGGAAACCGAGGAGGAGGCCATAGAGTATGTAAGGAAAGTGGCTGTGACGCACAAGATTCCCTGCCTCATCGAGTGCCCCGAGATAAAGACCATCTGGTGCGATCCCGAAGGCAAGGTGCGCAGCACCCTCTTCCCTCCCTCAATGAAGGTCACGGCGCGCCATGTCAGGTTCTCCTTCCTGAGGGAATGAGCCGGCTGCGGGAAATTCAGTCCGAGCCTCCCAGGGCCGAAGCCCACTTGTCGGCAATCTTCATCATGACCTTGAACCTTTTTGCCGCTGACTCGGCTATCATCAGGGTAATCTCGGTGTTGAGGTCATAAAGGATGGTGAGGAGCTTGACAAGGTGCTTCTGGCGGGCCGCCTCGTTGATGACGGCCATATCCCCGGGGTCAGGCACATCGGCCTTTTTCGCCATAATGGAGGGAGAGCGGCTCCCCCCGGCGATCAGCCATTCATTATGCGCCACCTTATCAGCATCCCTTTCTTCCAGGACTGGTGCTGCCATTTCTCTGCCGGCCGGTACAGTCTCCTGAGGCAAAGACGGCTTCCCGGCAGGGACCTGCTCAACTCCTTCCTGACGGGTTTCCGCCGCGGGCCTGCCTTCCCCCGGGAGGCACTCCTCTCTGCGGCTCTCAAAGGCATCCCACACTATCTCATAGTCATCCTCGCCTGCCTTTTCCTGGTCAGCTCTTTTCAAAAACTGCCTCCCAAGGCCCACATGCTGCATGTTCTGAAGAAACCTCCCAATCGAGGGGGCCGTGATGGCCGCCATTGCCATAAGATCTCCCGTGAGTGTCATTGTGCTCTCTCCTCTCTCTTGTGCTCACTATCAGTCTAACAGCTCCATATTGCATGGCGATGAACAGCACTTTAAATTCACTGAGGTTTTTGTTACAATTTTGTGCAGCCTTTCAAGGGAACAGGCTCCATGGGTGCCGGAAAATGTGCATGGCTGGGGTTCAGCCCATGGCTTCATGCTTACCAAGGAGGAGAATTTCGCAGGGCACAGAAATTCGGGGAGATTTATCATGACCGGGTGGGATCGTCATAGGCGTGAAAATGCGTGCTCTCATTATTATCTGCGTGCTGTGCTTCTGCCTTGGGCCAGTCCCCGCGAAGGCAGAGGATAATGCCGTGCTCACCGTGACAGAATGCGTGAAGACAGCCCTGGGACACCACCCCGATCTCCGGGCGGCAGAGGGGTATGTTGAGATCGCCCGGACAAAAGTGGCACAGTCCCTGAGCCAATGGTACCCCCAGATCACGTCGATGTCAACTCTTTACCATCAGACCGCGCAGACGGGCCAGGGGGTGTTCAGCCCCTCGTCACTAACCCCCAGTACCATCGGCACCGATATCCCCGCTCTCAATCCCAGCTCACTGGCGATTTATGACTACTATAACGGCGGCATCACCGCCAACCAGCTCCTCTACGATTTCGGCAAGACCTCTTCCAACGTGCTGTCGGCGAAAGAAAACCTCAATGCTTCCGAGTATGATCTGCTCACGAAGCGCCTTGAGATTGTCTTCAACGTAAGGCAGGCTTTTTACCAGGCCGTCGCGGCAAAGAAGACCCTCGAGGCGAAAGCCGAGGCCGTCGGGCAGCAGCAGGAGCATCTCGACCAGGCCCGGGCCTTCTTCAAAGAAGGCACAAAATCAAAAATAGATGTCACCAAGGCCGAAGTGGATCTCGCCAAGGCCCGGCTCGATCTCATCAAGGCGGAGAGTTCATGGAAGACATCGCTCGCCACGCTCTACAACAAGATGGGAATAAAAAACGAGGTGCGCCATGACCCGGAGGATCCGCTCAGCGTGGAGAAGATCGAGATAGATCTGAATGAGGCATTCGGCGAAGCGGAAAACCAGAGGCCCGAGCTGAAGAAGTTCATATCCAGCATCAAGAGCTACCGGGCAAAAGGGAAGGCGGCCAAGGTGCAGAACCTGCCGGCACTCTCGGGCATCGCGAATTACAACTGGAACGGCAGCCAGCTGCCCCTCCCTTACAACTACTATTACGGAGTCCAGCTCAATTTCACGCTCTTTGACGGCCACAATGCGAGCGCCCTTGCCATGGAGGCCGAGGGGAACATCCATGTGCTTGAAGCACAGAGGGCATCGAAGCTCCAGGATATCCGCCTTGAAGTGGAGCAGGCCGTCCTCTCCCTCAGGGATGCCGAAGAACGGGTGGCTGTCACCGAAAAGTCGCTCGCCCAGGCCGTGGAAAACTATGACCTGGCAAAGGGGCGCTACGAAGTAGGCCTGGGGACAGGCATTGAATTCAACGACGCGAGGGTCTCCCTCACGGGAGCTAAGACTGATTCCATATCGGCCCTCACCGATTACCAGATAGCGAAGGCAAAGCTGGAAAAGGCCCTGGGCCTTTTCAGGGACCAGTGAACGATCAAGAGGAAACGGGAAGGTACCCATGAAGAAAAAACTGATAATCCTGGTGGTGGTGCTCTTTCTCGGGGCAGCCGCCTACTTTATCATCAGCCAGATGAATAAATCAAAGGGGAAAATCGAGTACCTCACGGCGAAGGTCACGAAGGGCTCCATCATCACCCAGGTCTCCACCACGGGGGAGCTCCAGCCGGTCACCAAAGTGGACATCGGAGCACAGGTCTCCGGGAAAATCACGGCCCTCTATGTGGATTACAACAGCCGTGTAAAAAAGGGGCAGCCCATCGCCATGATTGACACCTCCATCTACCGGAGCAAAGTGACGCTTGGAACGGCAGACCTCAGACAGGCCCAGGCGAACTATTCCCAGGCCCTCTCAGGCTATGAGAACGCCCTTCTCAACGTGACAGTGGCCTCCCACGAGATTGAGACGGCCAGGAGCGATGTGAAGAGCTCCGAGATAGCGATCCTGAAGGCCAGGGATGAAGAGCGCTCGAAAAAAGCCGAGGTCGAGAGCGCCCAGGCGAAAATGAAGAACTCCCTTGCCCAGCAGAACCGCTACAGGGCTCTCTATGCAAAGAACTACACTTCACAGACTGACAAGGAGAAAATGGAGACCGACTACTCCATGGACAAGGCAAGCTACGACGCCTCCCAGGCCCGCTACAAAAATGCCCTGGACAGCATCGACTCGGCGAAGGCCTCACTGGAGCTCTCCCTCTCGAAGTTCAGGACCCAGGAGGCGAAGAAATTGTCACAGGAGGCCCAGGCAGCCTCATCGAAGGCCCAGGCGGAATCGGCGGCTGCCAAAGTGCAGAGCGCCCAGGCAGCCCTCAAAGAATCGCAGATAAACCTGGACTACTGCACCATACGCTCGCCTATTGACGGCATCGTCATTTCCAAGGAGGTGGAAGCGGGGCAGACAGTGCAGGCTTCATTCCAGACACCCAAGCTCCTCACCATCGCCAGGGACCTGAGGCAGATGCAGATCAACGCCGATGTCGATGAGGCCGACATCGCCAGGGTGAAGCTCGGGCAGAAGGTGCAGTTCACCGTGGAGGCTTACCAGTTCGAGAATTTTTCCGGGAAAGTCTTCCAGGTGCGCTCATCCAAGTCCAACCAAGGCGTCGTGACGTACCAGGTCATCATAAGAACCGACAACAGGGACCTGAAGCTCAAGCCGGGCATGACGGCCACCGTCAATATCCACACAAGCCAGGTCGATGACGTGATAAAAGTGCCCGCGAGCGCCCTGCGCTTCAAGCCTGACAGCATCGCCAATTTTCCCTACCCCGCAGGTTACGTGAAAAAGAGCCAGGAAGCTGCACAGGAAGGCGAAAAAGGAGGAAAGACGTCCCGCGAGGTCTGGGTCCTTGGGAGTGACAACAAGCCAAGGCCTGAAAAAATCGAGCTGGGCCAGGGGGACAGAAAGTTCGTAGAGATGACGGCCGGATCCCTGAAGGAGGGCGACTCCCTCATCACAGGCGCCAGGCAGGATTCAAAGGCGCCGGAAGGCACCTATAAATAGCCATGGCCGTTATCAGGACAGAACACCTCACCAAGACTTTCAGGATGGGCGACATCGAAGTCCTCGCCGTGAGGGATCTCTTTCTTTCCGTGGAAAAAGGCGACTTTGTCTCCATCATGGGCCCTTCAGGCTCGGGGAAAACATCCCTGATGAACATCCTGGGATGCCTTGACAGGCCCACGAGCGGGAAATACTACCTTGACGACAGTGACGTTTCCACCTTGAGCAAGGATGCCCTGGCCACGATCAGAAACAAGAAGATCGGCTTCGTGTTCCAGAACTACAACCTTCTGCCCAGGATCTCCGTGCGGGAAAACGTCATACTTCCCCTCCTTTACCGTGAAGAGAGCCTTACCCGCAGGGAGCAGCTCAAGAGGGCCTCGGATGCGCTGGAAATGGTGGGCCTCGGGGAGAGGATGCACTTCAGCGTAAAGCAGCTTTCGGGCGGACAGCAGCAGAGAGTAACCATCGCAAGAGCCCTGGTGAACAGCCCCACGCTCATCTTTGCCGATGAGCCCACGGGGGCGCTTGACACAAGGGTAAGCTTCGAGATCATGGGCATTCTCCAGCAGCTCAATGAAAAGACCGGCATCACTGTGGTGATGGTCACCCATGACCCCGAGATGGCGCAGTTTTCCAAGAGAGTGATAGCCTTCCGCGACGGGATGATCATGGAGGACACCCGCGTGGCGGTCCGTTCCAATGCGAATGAAGAGCTCAGGAAAATAGAAGAGAAAGAAAAAAAGTAAGGAGCCCTTGTTCCCATGCTCTGGCTGAACATCAAGATTGCCCTCCAGGCACTCTTCGTCAACAAGATGCGGTCGCTGCTCACCATGCTGGGCATTATCATAGGCGTCTGCTCAGTCATCATCATGATCTCCCTGGGGGAGGTCACCAGGCACAACATTTACAAGCAATGGGCAGACCTGGGAACCAACACCATCTATGTCAACAACAGCCAGGAGGCCAGAACGGGGATCCAGCGCATCCAGGGAACGAGGAAGTACCTCCAATACGACGATGTGACGGCCATACAGGAGGAATGCCCCTCAGTGCTCTATGCGAGCCCCGTCTCCACCACCCCTGTCCTTGCCGTGTACCGTGACCAGAACTGGAATACCACCATCTACGGCGTGTCGGACACTTTTTTCGCCATTGAAAACCTCGAGACAGAAGAGGGAAGGCTCTTTTCCGACCGCGATGTGGACAACAGCTACAAGGTCTGCGTCATCGCGAAAAAATCCGCCGAGAACCTCTTTCCGGGGGAGAATCCCCTGGGAAAAATCATAAGGGTCAAGGGAGTCCCCCTCACCGTCATAGGCGTCCTCAAGGAGAAAGGGCAGTCCAAGGGAGGCGCCGAGGCGGAAGACAAGATCCTCATCCCCTCCACCACTTATAAAATCTATATTGACGGGAGCCGTTACGTGGGCTTTATTGAGGTCCTCGCGCAGAGCACCCTGTCAATCGGAGCAGCATGTGACGAGATCCGCGGCCTCCTTCGCGAACGCTACAAGAAGAGCGAGAGCGGGGCCGACGTCTTTGAGATAAAGACGCTTCTCGAGCTCCTGAAATCGGCACAGGCATCCCTTGGGATGATTGCGCTCTTTCTTGTTTTCGTGAGCTCAATCTCACTCATTGTGGGCGGCATCGGCATCATGAACATCATGCTGGTC encodes the following:
- a CDS encoding HNH endonuclease signature motif containing protein, coding for MDTFDASIIHSTFLPDEEELLHLADPFSSQDYDDMLLLPEPYEIPSGTSCRPEHLIKITREGLIPEAEKLSEDVSFGSIDRDERASQIDFTLCEAVRGRLALDLVLGGLLVTLKSKGVDQLGYRSMGTFATEHLSFSGRTASELMHNFELLKSLPLTREAYLQGKIAKSALRHLSRVATPENEGEWAALAESMPLSRFEREVKRALVEGKAGSVTPSGSSMAGRRASGCGENTAADQGSCAEAAMDSTAGEACDDEHGAEGTMMYFSVAPSLALTWDFALSLFRDKEHYDGPMAGFVEALLANFLASGIVAPELPAIDAAGNRPIFSRVPLLKRRMGNRRINNPDEVVGQDGAGEAGENPWSSPWSIFFPSWLEECRQGGEAGAVSARAIASRLIKAASIRQRLDVATGMLLRAVDERQLNRLLGFEFIEDYAVDRCGFSMAQTRQLIRLAEGFHRHSLIEEAFKKGVITREQARLILPVADSRNEKQWIAYAASVPTADLREEAGRVTRILEYDCLVPHTYTLLPGFRYVTDERFHDLPEKVQDIIRSGSWYTGPSLNLSWPLRSDDEELVVYRDRRLDAPWKYFSDVEEMRASGASTKIEKDSRLCAGLENQSGSDPLYAGACNGKEQAPHGHGCENPMCSCHQSLEKALEACTIPMGECPEEIFLLDILSGGGSSSAGRGAMTIKFFLPRELYEVWNLAAHAFLSRLAQAEDADSLGLPEERFLAALLADYLRTERTLKKAAHHHKILKRDRFRCQVPGCRCRRGLHVHHIIRRSQGGTDDEWNLIVLCEAHHLHILHRLRTLTIGGRSPHDLTFTFGSSEDGEPFLVYGNGSKERL
- a CDS encoding TolC family protein, whose product is MRALIIICVLCFCLGPVPAKAEDNAVLTVTECVKTALGHHPDLRAAEGYVEIARTKVAQSLSQWYPQITSMSTLYHQTAQTGQGVFSPSSLTPSTIGTDIPALNPSSLAIYDYYNGGITANQLLYDFGKTSSNVLSAKENLNASEYDLLTKRLEIVFNVRQAFYQAVAAKKTLEAKAEAVGQQQEHLDQARAFFKEGTKSKIDVTKAEVDLAKARLDLIKAESSWKTSLATLYNKMGIKNEVRHDPEDPLSVEKIEIDLNEAFGEAENQRPELKKFISSIKSYRAKGKAAKVQNLPALSGIANYNWNGSQLPLPYNYYYGVQLNFTLFDGHNASALAMEAEGNIHVLEAQRASKLQDIRLEVEQAVLSLRDAEERVAVTEKSLAQAVENYDLAKGRYEVGLGTGIEFNDARVSLTGAKTDSISALTDYQIAKAKLEKALGLFRDQ
- a CDS encoding efflux RND transporter periplasmic adaptor subunit; protein product: MKKKLIILVVVLFLGAAAYFIISQMNKSKGKIEYLTAKVTKGSIITQVSTTGELQPVTKVDIGAQVSGKITALYVDYNSRVKKGQPIAMIDTSIYRSKVTLGTADLRQAQANYSQALSGYENALLNVTVASHEIETARSDVKSSEIAILKARDEERSKKAEVESAQAKMKNSLAQQNRYRALYAKNYTSQTDKEKMETDYSMDKASYDASQARYKNALDSIDSAKASLELSLSKFRTQEAKKLSQEAQAASSKAQAESAAAKVQSAQAALKESQINLDYCTIRSPIDGIVISKEVEAGQTVQASFQTPKLLTIARDLRQMQINADVDEADIARVKLGQKVQFTVEAYQFENFSGKVFQVRSSKSNQGVVTYQVIIRTDNRDLKLKPGMTATVNIHTSQVDDVIKVPASALRFKPDSIANFPYPAGYVKKSQEAAQEGEKGGKTSREVWVLGSDNKPRPEKIELGQGDRKFVEMTAGSLKEGDSLITGARQDSKAPEGTYK
- a CDS encoding ABC transporter ATP-binding protein, whose amino-acid sequence is MAVIRTEHLTKTFRMGDIEVLAVRDLFLSVEKGDFVSIMGPSGSGKTSLMNILGCLDRPTSGKYYLDDSDVSTLSKDALATIRNKKIGFVFQNYNLLPRISVRENVILPLLYREESLTRREQLKRASDALEMVGLGERMHFSVKQLSGGQQQRVTIARALVNSPTLIFADEPTGALDTRVSFEIMGILQQLNEKTGITVVMVTHDPEMAQFSKRVIAFRDGMIMEDTRVAVRSNANEELRKIEEKEKK
- a CDS encoding ABC transporter permease, producing MLWLNIKIALQALFVNKMRSLLTMLGIIIGVCSVIIMISLGEVTRHNIYKQWADLGTNTIYVNNSQEARTGIQRIQGTRKYLQYDDVTAIQEECPSVLYASPVSTTPVLAVYRDQNWNTTIYGVSDTFFAIENLETEEGRLFSDRDVDNSYKVCVIAKKSAENLFPGENPLGKIIRVKGVPLTVIGVLKEKGQSKGGAEAEDKILIPSTTYKIYIDGSRYVGFIEVLAQSTLSIGAACDEIRGLLRERYKKSESGADVFEIKTLLELLKSAQASLGMIALFLVFVSSISLIVGGIGIMNIMLVSVTERIREIGVRMAIGAKGRDIMLQFLVESVVLCMVGGLIGLTLGFLITIAIETAYKWPLMFSFSAVLVSLSFSVAVGVIFGFFPALKASRLDPIEALKSE